A stretch of the Sulfurimonas sp. HSL-1656 genome encodes the following:
- a CDS encoding NAD(P)H-dependent oxidoreductase, producing MPEFADAMAFRHACKRFTEQKIPEGTFEQILEFGRMSPSSFGMEPWRFIVVTDMALREALRPLCWNQPQITESSHLLIITADNECVKPGTAYVRAMFARRGLPEEAYERYLGVYANHMGPQFHSREAIEAWTHKQCYLAAANMMTGAASLGIDSCPIEGFEKTKVEALLALEPARSAALIVALGYRLNPQPEHYRLDLDTIVERR from the coding sequence GTGCCTGAATTTGCCGATGCGATGGCCTTCCGCCACGCCTGCAAGCGCTTTACGGAGCAGAAGATCCCCGAAGGGACCTTTGAACAGATCCTCGAATTCGGCAGGATGTCCCCCTCGTCGTTCGGCATGGAGCCGTGGCGCTTTATCGTCGTCACCGACATGGCCCTGCGAGAGGCGCTGCGCCCGCTCTGCTGGAACCAGCCGCAGATCACCGAGAGCAGCCACCTGCTCATTATCACCGCCGACAACGAGTGCGTCAAACCGGGCACGGCGTACGTACGGGCGATGTTCGCGCGCCGGGGGCTTCCTGAAGAGGCTTACGAGCGTTACCTAGGCGTCTACGCAAACCACATGGGTCCGCAGTTTCACAGCCGCGAAGCGATCGAGGCCTGGACGCACAAGCAGTGCTACCTGGCGGCGGCGAACATGATGACGGGCGCGGCGTCGCTCGGCATCGATAGCTGTCCCATCGAGGGGTTTGAAAAGACGAAGGTTGAGGCGCTGCTGGCACTGGAACCGGCCCGCTCCGCCGCTCTCATCGTCGCTTTGGGCTACCGCCTGAATCCTCAGCCGGAGCACTATCGGCTCGACCTCGACACCATCGTCGAACGCCGCTGA
- a CDS encoding NAD(P)H-hydrate dehydratase, protein MQNLFDEVDSLDRRCYNSYGLSEELLMEHAAEAMAVAVRGRFAAGSRVVIVCGPGNNGADGLALARLLHGTYGVEVVLPLEVKSPMARVQFERLEKLGVPVVNAITPCDVLVDALFGSGLGRPLGSGIIGMIKLMNAMSAFKLACDMPTGLRTGGGCDTAVFRADLTVTMGALKRGMFSDGAKNAVGEITVAELGVSRALYERESNWKLLERSDLRLPLRDEPDVHKGSFGHLGIVCGEKSGAAVIAGKAALRFGAGLVTLLSNEEVAIPYELMQSHLRPATVNAVAIGMGLGQEFAEQELRERIDDDIPLVCDADIFAHPMLGELLKRKRIVLTPHPKEFTTLLSRTGIATTDVRGLQLDRFGFVEAFCRAYPDAVLLLKGANVIIGQGDRFYVNPHGTNALAKGGSGDVLSGLVGALLAQGYTPLDAAVHASLAHTEAAARFEKQPYALTPDDLIEGVCRL, encoded by the coding sequence ATGCAGAACCTATTCGATGAAGTAGACTCCCTGGACAGACGCTGTTATAACAGCTACGGACTCAGCGAAGAGCTGCTGATGGAGCATGCCGCCGAAGCGATGGCAGTTGCAGTCAGGGGCCGTTTTGCCGCCGGCAGCCGCGTCGTCATCGTCTGCGGCCCCGGCAACAACGGCGCCGACGGCCTCGCCCTTGCCCGATTGCTGCACGGCACCTACGGGGTGGAGGTCGTGCTGCCGCTGGAGGTGAAGTCGCCGATGGCCAGGGTGCAGTTCGAACGGCTGGAGAAGCTGGGCGTACCCGTGGTCAATGCGATCACCCCCTGCGACGTCCTGGTCGACGCGCTCTTCGGCAGCGGTCTGGGACGGCCGCTTGGGAGCGGGATCATCGGTATGATCAAGCTGATGAACGCCATGAGTGCGTTCAAACTCGCCTGCGACATGCCGACGGGCCTGCGCACGGGAGGCGGTTGCGATACGGCGGTTTTCCGTGCCGATCTGACGGTGACGATGGGGGCGCTCAAGCGCGGCATGTTCAGCGACGGGGCCAAAAATGCGGTGGGCGAGATCACCGTGGCCGAGCTGGGCGTTTCACGTGCGCTGTACGAGCGGGAGAGCAACTGGAAACTGCTGGAGCGCAGTGACCTGCGGCTGCCGCTGCGCGACGAACCGGACGTGCACAAGGGGAGTTTCGGGCATCTCGGCATCGTCTGCGGCGAAAAGAGCGGGGCGGCCGTCATCGCCGGTAAAGCGGCGCTGCGTTTCGGTGCCGGACTGGTGACCCTGCTCTCCAACGAAGAGGTCGCCATCCCCTATGAGCTGATGCAGTCGCACCTCCGCCCCGCAACGGTCAACGCCGTCGCCATCGGGATGGGGCTGGGGCAGGAGTTCGCCGAACAGGAGCTCAGAGAACGGATCGACGATGACATCCCTCTGGTCTGCGATGCGGATATCTTCGCACACCCGATGCTGGGGGAACTCCTGAAACGCAAACGCATCGTCCTCACCCCGCATCCCAAAGAGTTCACCACCCTGCTGAGCCGCACGGGGATCGCCACTACCGATGTGCGCGGTCTGCAGCTGGACCGCTTCGGCTTTGTCGAGGCCTTCTGCCGCGCCTACCCCGACGCGGTGCTGCTGCTCAAAGGTGCCAACGTCATTATCGGGCAGGGGGATCGGTTCTATGTCAACCCGCACGGTACAAACGCTCTGGCCAAAGGGGGAAGCGGTGACGTCCTCTCGGGCCTTGTCGGGGCCCTGCTGGCACAGGGGTATACACCGCTGGACGCTGCCGTCCATGCCTCTCTGGCGCATACCGAAGCCGCCGCGCGTTTTGAAAAACAGCCCTACGCGCTGACGCCGGACGATCTCATCGAAGGGGTCTGCCGCCTATGA
- the purN gene encoding phosphoribosylglycinamide formyltransferase, protein MKPRVVILFSGEGTNLQKLLETLPSHGIEIAAAITNRPQAPGIKRAEAFGVPVEVIDHTLYESREAFDAVLVERIEQYTPHLTVTAGFMRILTPVFTDRVHAVNIHPSLLPKYKGARAIEQAYESGDTVCGVSVHWVTGELDGGTVIAQASFERTEEMDADAFEAAIHALEYELLPRTIAELLGGGDGLEASVRALA, encoded by the coding sequence ATGAAGCCGCGCGTTGTTATTTTGTTCAGCGGGGAGGGGACTAACCTCCAGAAACTGCTGGAAACTCTCCCCTCTCACGGCATTGAGATCGCTGCTGCGATTACGAACCGGCCGCAGGCCCCCGGCATAAAGCGGGCGGAAGCGTTCGGGGTTCCGGTGGAGGTGATCGACCATACGCTTTATGAGAGCCGCGAAGCGTTCGATGCCGTGCTGGTCGAGCGGATAGAACAATACACTCCCCACCTGACGGTGACGGCGGGCTTTATGCGCATTCTGACCCCCGTATTCACCGACCGCGTCCATGCCGTCAACATCCACCCCTCGCTGCTGCCGAAATACAAGGGGGCACGGGCGATCGAACAGGCTTACGAGAGCGGTGACACCGTCTGCGGCGTCAGTGTGCACTGGGTGACGGGGGAGCTCGACGGGGGTACCGTCATTGCGCAGGCCTCGTTTGAACGGACGGAAGAGATGGATGCAGATGCTTTCGAAGCAGCCATTCACGCCCTTGAGTACGAACTGCTTCCCCGGACCATTGCGGAACTGCTGGGCGGCGGGGATGGATTAGAGGCTTCTGTTAGGGCTTTAGCGTAA
- a CDS encoding thiazole synthase has translation MSDTLKIGKYEFNSRLIVGSGKYKDFETTKEATLASGSELITVAVRRLNITDPNKENLRDTFKGTGVQFLPNSAGCTTAEEAITTFRLTREATGIDLIKLEVIGDTQKTLYPDVLETIKACEVLAKDGFTIMAYTSDDPIMAKRLEDAGAHAVMPLAAPIGSGLGIQNRYNVVFVREAVSVPVIVDAGIGCASDAAAAMELGAEGVLTNTAIAQANDPMTMAVAMKHAVMAGRMSYLAGRIPKRPYATASSPIDGMIQF, from the coding sequence ATGAGCGATACACTGAAAATCGGAAAATATGAGTTCAACAGCCGCCTGATCGTGGGCAGCGGGAAGTACAAAGATTTCGAAACGACGAAGGAAGCGACACTGGCGTCGGGGTCGGAGCTGATCACTGTTGCCGTGCGCCGTCTGAACATTACAGACCCGAACAAGGAGAACCTGCGCGATACCTTCAAAGGGACAGGCGTACAGTTCCTGCCCAACTCCGCGGGGTGTACGACGGCCGAGGAGGCGATCACGACCTTCCGCCTGACCCGCGAAGCGACGGGCATCGACTTGATCAAGCTCGAGGTCATCGGCGATACGCAAAAGACCCTCTACCCCGACGTCCTCGAGACGATCAAGGCGTGCGAAGTCCTGGCCAAGGACGGCTTTACGATCATGGCCTACACCTCCGATGACCCGATCATGGCCAAGCGCCTCGAAGATGCGGGTGCGCATGCCGTCATGCCGCTGGCGGCGCCCATCGGTTCAGGCCTGGGGATCCAGAACCGCTACAACGTCGTATTCGTCCGCGAAGCGGTCAGCGTTCCGGTCATCGTCGATGCCGGGATCGGCTGCGCGTCCGATGCGGCGGCGGCGATGGAACTGGGGGCGGAAGGGGTCCTTACCAACACGGCGATCGCCCAGGCGAATGACCCGATGACGATGGCGGTGGCGATGAAGCATGCCGTCATGGCGGGCCGCATGAGCTACCTCGCCGGGCGTATCCCGAAACGTCCTTACGCGACGGCGTCATCCCCGATCGACGGGATGATCCAGTTCTAA
- a CDS encoding acetate kinase, which yields MKILVINAGSSSVKFKLFEMRSEQVIVSGLVENIGREDAHAILHGCQEHVRLDLPVADHDAALAAVRDLLIDNGFIDSFDALEGIGHRVVHGGERFSGPVRIDDKVLEAIEALSPLAPLHNPANAKGIRAMRALAPHVPQIAVFDTAFHHTMPPAAFRYALPARFYRELSVRRYGFHGTSHAYVAAECAARMGKSLDAVNLITLHLGNGASACAIRNGRSIDTSMGFTPLEGLVMGTRSGDIDPGLLAYLSRETGMGAEALDTLLNRECGLKGIAGTNDMRDIENRMREEDPEALLAFELFVRRIRKYIGSYAVLLDRVDAVVFTGGIGEHSAAVRHAVCKGLHILGIETDKMKNENLTEEGGAFHAEGSQSQLHVIPTDEEHSIARQCLPYLTQGR from the coding sequence GTGAAGATCCTCGTCATCAACGCCGGCAGTTCGTCGGTGAAGTTCAAACTGTTTGAGATGCGCTCGGAACAGGTGATCGTCTCGGGCCTCGTGGAAAATATCGGCCGGGAGGATGCCCATGCCATCCTGCACGGATGCCAGGAGCACGTCCGCCTCGACCTCCCCGTCGCGGACCACGACGCCGCACTTGCCGCGGTCCGCGACCTGCTGATCGATAACGGGTTCATCGACAGTTTCGACGCCCTTGAGGGTATAGGCCACCGGGTCGTGCACGGCGGCGAACGGTTCAGCGGTCCCGTGCGCATCGACGACAAGGTCCTGGAAGCCATCGAAGCCCTCAGCCCGCTGGCCCCCCTGCACAACCCGGCCAACGCGAAGGGGATAAGGGCCATGCGCGCCCTTGCCCCCCATGTCCCGCAGATCGCGGTCTTCGACACGGCATTTCACCATACCATGCCCCCCGCCGCCTTCCGCTACGCCCTGCCGGCGCGTTTCTACAGGGAGCTCTCCGTCCGGCGCTACGGCTTTCACGGTACCTCCCACGCTTACGTCGCCGCCGAATGCGCGGCGCGGATGGGCAAATCCCTCGACGCCGTCAACCTTATCACCCTGCACCTGGGCAACGGGGCCAGCGCCTGCGCCATCCGCAACGGCCGCAGCATCGATACCTCGATGGGATTCACCCCGCTTGAAGGGCTCGTCATGGGAACGCGCAGCGGCGATATCGACCCCGGCCTGCTCGCCTACCTGTCGCGCGAAACGGGGATGGGTGCGGAAGCGCTCGACACCCTCCTCAACCGTGAATGCGGGCTCAAAGGCATTGCCGGCACCAACGACATGCGCGATATCGAAAACCGGATGCGCGAGGAAGATCCCGAGGCCCTGCTTGCCTTCGAACTCTTCGTCCGCCGCATCCGTAAATATATCGGATCCTACGCCGTACTGCTCGACCGCGTGGACGCCGTCGTCTTTACCGGCGGCATCGGCGAACACAGTGCCGCCGTGCGCCATGCCGTCTGCAAAGGGCTGCATATCCTGGGCATCGAGACCGATAAGATGAAAAATGAGAATCTGACGGAGGAGGGAGGCGCATTCCACGCCGAAGGCAGCCAAAGCCAACTGCACGTTATCCCCACGGACGAGGAGCACTCCATCGCACGGCAGTGCCTGCCCTACCTCACACAGGGAAGATAG
- the pta gene encoding phosphate acetyltransferase has product MNAETARSLYIVSKTRNAGSILVALGMTELLLRLHGRVAFFRPLIPDAAGEDPDTRTILSHFALEQPYESAVGLTVSEAETLLSEGKTDRLMETIIERHDALLEAYDFVLCQGVVNESLAQLIDFDLNVEIAKNLSAPVVGVVPARGMDETGLKEALRLWSYAIKKQGISLMMLFANRCDAALYENHRRDQNICPEIPEPVVLLPEVTTLDRPNVLQLAEGIGAEVLIGTDEQLHRLIDQPRVAAMHLEHFLTHIRPNDLIITPSDRADIILGATAANYAGNYPAVSAVLLTGETPPAESIIELLRGLDAMQIPLLYLPKETIEAVQMVRAFPARIDAAAPKKIATALGVFNQNVDAGLIEAKLAAASAGIVTPAMFEHRLFARAAADRKTIILPETSDDRILRAADILLRRRAVGIVLLGKAETIAARAAALGLDLRGATIVDPDDEQQKRHLAKAYARLRAHKGVSLEAAYDALGNATLFATMMVAEGACDGMVSGATHTTRETILPALQTIKTAPGQSLVSSCFFMCFDTRVLVYADCAVNPDPDAAQLAEIAIASAETALRFGIEARVAMLSYSTGNSGVGSDVEKVREATKLVREKRPDLAVDGPIQYDAAIDPEVGAQKMPGSAVAGQATVFIFPDLNTGNNTYKAVQRSAGAVAVGPVLQGLNRPVNDLSRGCSVADIVNTVAITAIQAQESLS; this is encoded by the coding sequence ATGAATGCCGAAACCGCACGCTCGCTCTACATTGTCTCCAAAACCCGAAATGCCGGCAGCATCCTAGTGGCGCTCGGCATGACGGAACTGCTGTTGCGCCTGCACGGCCGGGTCGCCTTTTTCCGCCCGCTGATTCCCGATGCCGCCGGCGAAGACCCCGATACCCGGACCATCCTCAGCCATTTTGCCCTGGAACAGCCCTACGAGAGTGCCGTCGGCCTGACCGTCTCCGAGGCGGAGACCCTGCTCTCCGAAGGGAAGACCGACCGGTTGATGGAGACAATCATCGAACGGCATGACGCCCTCCTGGAAGCGTACGACTTCGTCCTCTGCCAGGGCGTGGTGAACGAATCGCTCGCTCAGCTGATCGACTTCGACCTCAACGTCGAGATCGCCAAAAACCTTTCGGCGCCCGTCGTGGGCGTCGTCCCGGCCCGCGGGATGGACGAAACGGGGCTGAAAGAAGCACTGCGGCTCTGGAGCTACGCCATCAAAAAACAGGGCATCTCGCTCATGATGCTCTTTGCAAACCGCTGCGACGCCGCGCTCTACGAAAACCACCGCCGGGACCAGAACATCTGCCCGGAGATCCCCGAACCGGTTGTACTGCTGCCTGAAGTGACGACCCTTGACCGTCCCAATGTCCTCCAGCTCGCCGAAGGTATCGGCGCGGAGGTGCTGATCGGTACCGACGAACAGCTGCACCGCCTTATCGACCAGCCGCGCGTCGCCGCCATGCATCTGGAGCACTTCCTGACACATATCCGCCCCAATGACCTCATCATCACCCCTTCGGACCGTGCCGACATCATCCTCGGGGCCACGGCGGCCAACTACGCCGGAAACTACCCTGCCGTCAGTGCCGTCCTCCTGACGGGTGAAACGCCTCCCGCGGAAAGCATCATTGAACTGCTCAGAGGGCTTGACGCCATGCAGATCCCGCTGCTGTATCTCCCCAAGGAGACGATCGAAGCCGTCCAGATGGTCCGCGCCTTCCCCGCCCGCATCGATGCCGCAGCCCCCAAGAAGATCGCCACTGCATTGGGGGTCTTCAACCAGAATGTCGACGCGGGCCTGATCGAAGCCAAGCTGGCCGCGGCCTCAGCCGGGATCGTCACCCCGGCCATGTTCGAGCACCGTCTCTTTGCCCGGGCCGCGGCCGACCGCAAGACGATCATCCTGCCCGAAACCTCCGACGACCGTATCCTCCGGGCCGCCGACATCCTGCTGCGGCGGCGGGCCGTCGGCATCGTACTGCTGGGGAAAGCCGAGACGATCGCGGCCCGCGCGGCTGCCCTGGGGCTCGACCTGCGCGGAGCCACCATTGTCGACCCGGACGATGAACAGCAGAAGCGGCACCTCGCCAAAGCCTACGCCAGACTCCGCGCGCACAAAGGGGTCAGCCTCGAAGCGGCCTATGACGCCCTGGGCAACGCCACCCTCTTTGCCACGATGATGGTGGCGGAGGGAGCCTGCGACGGGATGGTCAGCGGGGCGACGCATACGACCCGTGAGACCATCCTTCCGGCCCTGCAGACGATCAAAACGGCCCCGGGGCAGAGCCTGGTGTCGAGCTGCTTTTTCATGTGCTTCGACACCCGGGTCCTCGTCTATGCCGACTGCGCCGTCAACCCGGACCCCGATGCGGCGCAGCTGGCCGAGATCGCGATCGCGTCGGCGGAAACGGCCCTGCGTTTCGGCATCGAAGCGCGCGTGGCGATGCTCTCCTACTCCACCGGGAACTCCGGGGTGGGCAGCGACGTCGAGAAAGTGCGCGAAGCGACAAAACTCGTCCGTGAAAAACGTCCCGACCTCGCGGTGGACGGGCCCATCCAGTACGACGCGGCCATCGACCCGGAGGTCGGGGCGCAGAAGATGCCCGGCAGTGCGGTGGCGGGGCAGGCGACCGTCTTCATCTTCCCCGACCTGAACACCGGCAACAACACCTACAAGGCGGTCCAGCGCTCCGCGGGCGCCGTCGCCGTCGGCCCCGTGCTGCAGGGGCTGAACCGTCCCGTCAACGATCTCAGCCGCGGCTGCAGCGTCGCCGACATCGTCAACACCGTCGCCATTACCGCCATCCAGGCGCAGGAGAGCCTCTCGTGA
- a CDS encoding DUF748 domain-containing protein — protein sequence MKRWIRRILVGVVSVYLLAALFAVPYVIRTKVPELVGEMTGGTLEIDGAQFNPFILDLTVEGIRFADPEGAPLASLRRLDVNVDVLHLLWGEISVEYFGLRGLRLSIVQEQGGGFNFDWLTHLGSADTAQTPPAEANGTAMPSLRLETFELEDGGITFTDLSRPVPLQLDFSPIGLDLHDIDTGGGGDNELHLFAHTEGGGLLDVKSRVHTFEPFAISGTVDYDAGRLYDAWHFLREISALEVADGRMELHFTYDVNLAELNATTVDDLRFALNRLRVKPKAENADVLRVASLTVEGGPIRPFAQFGRIDTAEIDGLYVDLKRHKDGSLNWAHYFPKSDESNVSAAPAADTTATASTPWDLLINRVTLRQIRGRFDDSSVRPAVHLALDDFNLTARRVSALPATPLAYDAALQLNKTMRCRAEGRLSHTPLDATALASCGGLDVTWFNPYIDAAADAALARHDVVLRSAVLGVAADVAARETNASVAVTVNDANATLQSLLLTPKGSKRQLVAFDALAVTGVTASTAAKQAGVGRIVLEKPQVNLRRERDGSIDVARLVKAKPAAPAKRGTAQKAQQAETPWSAAIDKIQVRSGGASFRDAAIARTTTTRLQRFDLDVNGVTTDPSRAIGLQGSFRINGDGRVRAKGSLVPEPLKATTDFSVSGLRLKPFSPYVEEGMFIRLADGRVGLKGQTRYRPSKRAADLRLRGDFTLNDLLVNDTRDGTPLVSMKTLEAKKLLFELSPDQFYVDNVTMGGFFSSILIDANKTLNLATLVRPSEKAATPKQAGKPAEAAKQPFPVRIMKFTLYNGAVHFADESLPLPFDTQIHDVNGEVLGISTLPEDTTYLQLAGEIDEYGAAKAEGSLNTGDPKAFTDIGVNFRNIELKSYTPYSGKFVGRAIDSGKLSVTLRYRIVRGAMQGDNGMVINKIMLGDTIESNDSVSLPLDFAIALLEDRDGVIDIDMPVEGDVNNPEFKWGKVVWKAFVNLLTKAVTAPFDLIGSMLGIKGDDLKEIVFAAGSPAVDAVARERLDMLAKVLIKRPKLAMTVQGTYDPKTDDYELKKQALTREVLVHSGEDAASTEDALVPGLLEPIYEARFGKEALEALEETIDEMDLDRATRKRLYRQRMIAALIESQPLPDGALEALARARAEAIRSYMITTHGMETGRITERDPESLSGEKGEVPSHIGLDAAK from the coding sequence ATGAAACGGTGGATCCGGCGCATTCTGGTCGGCGTAGTCTCGGTTTATCTGCTGGCGGCGCTTTTCGCCGTCCCTTACGTGATACGCACGAAAGTGCCGGAACTGGTAGGGGAAATGACCGGGGGGACGCTGGAGATCGACGGGGCCCAGTTCAACCCTTTCATCCTCGACCTGACGGTGGAGGGCATTCGTTTTGCCGACCCCGAGGGGGCACCGCTGGCGAGCCTGCGGCGCCTGGACGTCAATGTCGATGTACTTCACCTGTTGTGGGGAGAGATCTCCGTCGAATATTTCGGGCTGCGGGGATTGCGGCTCTCCATTGTGCAGGAGCAGGGCGGCGGGTTCAATTTCGACTGGCTGACGCACCTGGGCAGCGCCGACACGGCACAGACGCCCCCGGCGGAGGCGAACGGCACGGCTATGCCCTCCTTGCGCCTGGAGACGTTCGAGCTGGAAGACGGCGGGATCACTTTTACCGACCTCTCCCGCCCCGTGCCGCTGCAGCTGGATTTCTCACCCATCGGCCTTGATCTGCACGATATCGATACGGGGGGCGGCGGCGATAACGAGCTGCACCTCTTCGCCCATACGGAGGGAGGCGGTCTGCTCGACGTCAAGAGCCGCGTGCACACCTTTGAACCCTTTGCCATCTCGGGAACGGTCGATTACGATGCCGGACGGCTCTATGACGCCTGGCACTTCCTGCGCGAGATCAGCGCCCTGGAGGTGGCGGACGGCCGGATGGAGCTGCACTTTACCTATGACGTCAACCTGGCGGAGCTGAATGCGACTACCGTCGACGACCTGCGCTTTGCCCTCAACCGCCTTCGCGTCAAACCCAAGGCGGAAAACGCGGATGTGCTGCGGGTGGCATCGCTGACGGTCGAAGGGGGACCGATCCGGCCGTTCGCGCAGTTCGGCCGCATCGACACGGCGGAGATCGACGGCCTTTATGTCGATCTGAAGCGCCACAAAGACGGCAGCCTCAACTGGGCGCACTATTTCCCCAAGTCGGATGAATCAAACGTTTCCGCCGCACCGGCCGCGGACACAACGGCGACAGCTTCCACCCCGTGGGATCTGCTCATCAACCGCGTGACGCTGCGGCAGATCAGGGGACGTTTCGACGACAGCAGCGTCCGCCCGGCCGTGCACCTTGCGCTGGACGATTTCAACCTGACGGCGCGCCGCGTCAGCGCGCTCCCGGCCACGCCGCTTGCCTACGACGCGGCACTGCAGCTCAACAAAACGATGCGCTGCCGGGCGGAGGGGAGGCTTTCGCATACGCCGCTGGACGCAACCGCCCTGGCATCGTGCGGCGGACTGGATGTGACCTGGTTCAACCCTTACATCGATGCCGCCGCCGATGCCGCGCTGGCACGGCATGACGTGGTGCTGCGCAGCGCCGTACTGGGCGTGGCCGCGGATGTCGCTGCCCGGGAAACGAACGCGTCGGTCGCCGTCACCGTCAACGACGCCAATGCAACGCTGCAGTCGCTGCTGCTGACGCCCAAAGGTTCGAAACGGCAGCTTGTCGCCTTCGATGCACTTGCCGTCACGGGGGTGACCGCGTCGACGGCGGCGAAGCAGGCCGGGGTCGGGCGGATCGTACTTGAGAAGCCGCAGGTGAATCTGCGGCGGGAGCGCGACGGCAGTATCGACGTGGCGCGGCTGGTCAAAGCGAAACCGGCTGCACCGGCCAAACGCGGTACCGCCCAAAAGGCGCAGCAGGCGGAGACGCCCTGGAGTGCCGCCATCGATAAGATCCAGGTCCGCAGCGGTGGCGCTTCCTTCCGCGATGCCGCCATCGCTCGCACGACCACGACGCGCTTACAGCGTTTTGACCTGGACGTGAACGGCGTGACCACGGACCCCTCCCGCGCCATCGGCCTGCAGGGCAGCTTCCGCATCAACGGTGACGGGCGGGTACGTGCGAAAGGGTCGCTTGTGCCGGAACCGCTGAAGGCGACGACCGATTTCAGCGTGTCGGGGCTGCGCCTGAAACCCTTCAGCCCCTACGTGGAAGAGGGGATGTTCATCCGGCTCGCCGACGGGCGTGTCGGCCTGAAGGGGCAGACCCGCTACCGCCCGTCGAAGCGGGCGGCGGACCTGCGGCTGCGCGGCGACTTTACCCTGAACGACCTTCTGGTCAACGATACCCGCGACGGGACGCCGCTCGTTTCGATGAAGACGCTGGAGGCGAAGAAGCTGCTTTTTGAACTCTCTCCCGACCAGTTCTATGTCGATAACGTGACGATGGGCGGCTTCTTCAGCTCGATCCTGATCGATGCGAACAAAACACTGAATCTTGCGACGCTCGTTCGCCCTTCGGAAAAAGCTGCGACGCCGAAACAGGCCGGCAAACCGGCCGAAGCGGCCAAGCAGCCTTTCCCCGTCCGTATCATGAAGTTTACGCTCTATAACGGGGCCGTGCACTTTGCCGATGAGTCGCTTCCACTCCCGTTCGACACGCAGATCCATGATGTTAACGGCGAGGTGCTGGGGATCTCGACGCTGCCCGAAGACACGACCTACCTGCAGCTGGCGGGGGAGATCGACGAGTACGGTGCCGCCAAGGCCGAAGGGAGCCTCAATACGGGCGATCCGAAGGCTTTCACGGACATCGGGGTCAACTTCCGCAACATCGAGCTGAAATCCTACACCCCCTATTCGGGCAAGTTCGTCGGCCGGGCGATCGACAGCGGAAAGCTTTCGGTGACGCTGCGCTACCGGATCGTCAGGGGTGCGATGCAGGGGGACAACGGGATGGTCATCAACAAGATCATGCTTGGCGATACCATCGAAAGCAACGATTCGGTGAGCCTGCCGCTTGATTTTGCCATCGCCCTGCTCGAGGACCGCGACGGCGTCATCGATATCGACATGCCGGTCGAGGGGGATGTGAACAACCCGGAATTCAAATGGGGCAAGGTGGTCTGGAAGGCCTTTGTCAACCTGCTGACCAAGGCGGTCACGGCACCTTTTGACCTGATCGGTTCCATGCTGGGTATCAAAGGCGACGACCTTAAAGAGATCGTTTTCGCAGCAGGATCGCCGGCGGTCGACGCCGTGGCACGGGAACGGCTCGATATGCTGGCCAAGGTGTTGATCAAACGTCCGAAACTCGCCATGACGGTACAGGGGACGTACGACCCGAAAACGGATGACTATGAACTGAAGAAACAGGCGCTGACCCGCGAGGTGCTGGTGCACAGCGGCGAGGATGCCGCGTCGACGGAGGATGCCCTCGTGCCCGGCCTGCTTGAGCCAATCTATGAGGCGCGGTTTGGCAAAGAGGCACTCGAAGCCCTTGAAGAGACGATTGATGAGATGGACCTCGATCGTGCGACGCGAAAACGCCTCTACCGTCAGCGGATGATCGCTGCGCTGATCGAGAGCCAGCCGCTGCCCGACGGGGCACTGGAGGCATTAGCACGTGCCCGTGCGGAAGCGATACGCAGCTATATGATCACCACACACGGCATGGAAACGGGCCGGATCACGGAGCGTGATCCGGAAAGCCTCAGCGGCGAGAAGGGCGAGGTGCCGTCGCACATCGGCCTTGACGCGGCAAAATAG